The genomic interval CAGGTTACAGGTTCCATGACGTATGTAAAAATACAATTTAGGAATTAGTATTAAGAATTAAGCAGTTAGGTGCTAATAATTTCTTTTCTCAATACTAATTCCTAACTTATCACAGAGAGAATCTCCTGGAAATATTGAATCCCCAACGGAACTGTCCCTGTAACCAGGAAGTAGTAGTTTCAGGGATGAACTGGTTTTCCAGGATAGCTGTTGAATTGGTAAAGTTCACATGGAATACGTGACCGCCGGTTTCAATTTCCAGCCCTACAGCCAATGGATTATACAGTTTCCGGCCCTGTTCTTTAAAATAGTCATTGCTTTCCTGGCTGCGGAAGGGATAGAAATACTCTACCAGCAGGCCGATACGTTTCGAAAACTTGAGCCGTCCACCTGCTCCTAATGCGAAAATGTCATTTTCATCCAGGTAGCCTACCCGGTTGCGGTGTACCAGGGTCGGTAACAGGGTCAGGGAAAGATTACGGTTGAATTTCCGGGCAATGATGACCTGACCGGTATAAGAAAGGCGATCAGTGAATTTACCGAAGTAGCTTGCATCTGAAACCGTTTCGCTGGAAGTCATGGCGCTCACAACAGCATTACCAAACAGGGCGATGGTCACAGGCATATGATCGTCAGTAGTTTGTTGCAGCAGCTTATATTTCGCTAATCCTTCATACAACTGGGTAAGGCTGCCGGAGCCTTTAGTACGCCCGATACCTGCCATCAGACGGTCTGTAATGCCATACTCGAACGCAATACGGACATCGGCTGAGTTGTCCATTCCAAAGAAGGTTTTGGTACCGCCAAATTCACCACCAAGATCGCCGAAATGGTGCGCCACCCTGAAGTCAAGTTCGCGCTTTTTCAGTGTTTCAGGAGAATGTCCCTGGATAATACGGGTGGACTTATAAGTGGCTATCACCGGCTCATGCGTTTTCACTTCGTCTTTTGCCACCAGGGCTTCCAGATTTTCCTGGGCAAAGGTGTTCAGTCCCAGGCAACAGCCCAGGAACAGCAGAGAGATATGTTTCATAGGTTCTGACAGATTAAAAGTATTTTTATCAGGATGCAATAGTATAGGCAGCTTTCACAGTTACTTCCACTACTTCCGCGATATTTTTGATAACCAATGTAGGTATTTTGATATGATGGTCGGCCAGCTTCACATTGAACCTGGCGTTAGCCGCCGGTTTCCCGTCTTTGACTATAATAGTCGCCTTTTCACGGTAAGTCTTATCTACACCATGGAGGGACAGCGTACCATCTACCAGTACTTCGTAAGTACCGTCTTTATGCAGATCGGGAGGAGATACCAGCTTGCCTTTAAAAACGGCATGAGGATATTTATCGCTCTCCAGGTAATTCTCATTGAAATGCTCTTCCATGAGCTGTTTCTTAAACTTGAATGTGTTAACAGCCACCTTAAAATATACTTCGCCCGTTTTCAGGTTGATAGCGGAAACGCCCTTATCTGAAGTAGCGTCAATGTCCTCTACGGGGGTGGCTGAAAAAAAAGATAATGCAGTGTTCCGGCAGGTGAACACATCCTGTGCAAAGCCTGCGTGGGCAAGGAACAACCCTGCAAACATTGTAATGATCTGTTTCATTGTAAACTGTTTTAGGTTAATGGGTCATCAATCTGGCATACCATGAGAGAGCCAGCAATTAATAGAGTCACGTGTTCCCTCGCTTAGCTTCCCACGGGGAGGCATATCGGCATTGGCGCTGGTAACCCGCTCACGGAATATGGCTTCATTCGCGTTGAGATAGGTCTTCAGCTTCTCCAGCGTGGAGAAATCCGACACTACAAAATTTCCTGTTCCCTTATGACAGGCGCCATTAGTACACCTGCTGGAAATAGTTGTCATGATGTAGGCAGATGTGATCACTGCGGTGTCGCAGGCAGTGGGTTCAATACCTGGCTTTGGTGCAGGGGCCTGTTCGGCGGTACAACTGTACACAAGCAGCATAAGCACCAGAGGAAACAGTGCTGTTTTCATAGGTTTTTTCATTTCACTTGAGTTTGGCGGGCATGCCCGGGTCTTTTATGGTTATCGTTCGCTATAACGCGCAAGATAAAAATATATTATATAATTGTGAGGCTATATTTGCCGGATAAACCTGTACTGATTTTTGCATGTTCTGTATCACTGTATATCATCATTTATAGTGATGCTTATGGACTATCAACTGAATTTTAATACATTTGTTTTTATGAACATTGAGCAGCTTTACGACATTTATAAGCAATACCCATCTATACAGACAGACACCAGACAGCTTAAGGCAGGTGATATATTCTTTGCATTGAAAGGGCCTAATTTCAATGGGAATACCTATGCAGCAGCCGCACTTGAAAAGGGCGCCGCATTTGCAGTAATAGATGAGGAGGCCTATTATACCCAGCCGGAAAAAATGATGCTGACCTCAGATGTGCTGGAGACCCTGCAACAACTGGCGCTACATCACAGGCAAAACCTGGACATTCCTTTCCTGGCCATCACAGGCACTAACGGGAAAACGACTACGAAAGAGCTTGTCAGCACAGTACTGGCATCCGCATTTAAGACCACCGCGACTGCCGGTAATCTCAATAATCACATAGGCGTTCCGCTGACCATACTCCGCATTCCGTCTGATGCAGCCATTGCCGTTATCGAAATGGGAGCCAATCATGAACATGAGATCGAGAGTTATTGTAAAATAGCCAGGCCAACGCATGGTATTATCACCAATATAGGGAAGGCACATCTGGAAGGCTTTGGCAGCGAAGAGGGTGTACGCAGGGCGAAAGGCGAGCTGTATGATTTCCTGCGGCAGAATAAGGGGACAGTGTTTGTGTGCAATGAATATCCTTATCTGCTGGATATGAGCAAAGGCATTGCTACTGTTATTACTTATGGACAACAGTCAGCAGATTATACCGGCCAGCCACTGGCAGACAGTGCGTTACTGAGCGTAAAGGTTACCAGCCACGAAGACATCGGGCAGATCGACAGCCAGCTGGTAGGTGCGTACAATTTCCCGAATGTGATGGCCGCTGTGGCAGTTGGACTGCACTTCGGGGTACCTGCTGAAAAGATCAGGAGCTCTATTGCAGCATATGCACCTTCCAACAACCGTTCACAGGTGATAAAGCAGGGCAGCAACACGGTGATCATGGATGCTTACAATGCGAACCCTTCAAGTATGAAAGCAGCTATAGAGAACTTTGCCGGTATTACTGCTGCAAAGAAAGTATTGTTGCTGGGCGCGATGATGGAGCTGGGCGCTGATAGTGTAAAAGAACATCAGGCACTGGTTGACCTGTTGCAGCGCACACACTGGCATGCAGTAGTACTGGTGGGAGGCGATTTTATTAAAACCAATCATCCTTATATATTTCTTGAAAATGCAAGCGCGGCGGCTTCCTGGC from Chitinophaga filiformis carries:
- a CDS encoding DUF5777 family beta-barrel protein, producing MKHISLLFLGCCLGLNTFAQENLEALVAKDEVKTHEPVIATYKSTRIIQGHSPETLKKRELDFRVAHHFGDLGGEFGGTKTFFGMDNSADVRIAFEYGITDRLMAGIGRTKGSGSLTQLYEGLAKYKLLQQTTDDHMPVTIALFGNAVVSAMTSSETVSDASYFGKFTDRLSYTGQVIIARKFNRNLSLTLLPTLVHRNRVGYLDENDIFALGAGGRLKFSKRIGLLVEYFYPFRSQESNDYFKEQGRKLYNPLAVGLEIETGGHVFHVNFTNSTAILENQFIPETTTSWLQGQFRWGFNISRRFSL
- a CDS encoding YceI family protein; its protein translation is MKQIITMFAGLFLAHAGFAQDVFTCRNTALSFFSATPVEDIDATSDKGVSAINLKTGEVYFKVAVNTFKFKKQLMEEHFNENYLESDKYPHAVFKGKLVSPPDLHKDGTYEVLVDGTLSLHGVDKTYREKATIIVKDGKPAANARFNVKLADHHIKIPTLVIKNIAEVVEVTVKAAYTIAS
- a CDS encoding UDP-N-acetylmuramoyl-tripeptide--D-alanyl-D-alanine ligase, with product MNIEQLYDIYKQYPSIQTDTRQLKAGDIFFALKGPNFNGNTYAAAALEKGAAFAVIDEEAYYTQPEKMMLTSDVLETLQQLALHHRQNLDIPFLAITGTNGKTTTKELVSTVLASAFKTTATAGNLNNHIGVPLTILRIPSDAAIAVIEMGANHEHEIESYCKIARPTHGIITNIGKAHLEGFGSEEGVRRAKGELYDFLRQNKGTVFVCNEYPYLLDMSKGIATVITYGQQSADYTGQPLADSALLSVKVTSHEDIGQIDSQLVGAYNFPNVMAAVAVGLHFGVPAEKIRSSIAAYAPSNNRSQVIKQGSNTVIMDAYNANPSSMKAAIENFAGITAAKKVLLLGAMMELGADSVKEHQALVDLLQRTHWHAVVLVGGDFIKTNHPYIFLENASAAASWLQQQQFTDTYLLIKGSRSMGMEKVIL